From the Coffea eugenioides isolate CCC68of chromosome 1, Ceug_1.0, whole genome shotgun sequence genome, the window aaaaatcagcaggaaacattaatccatctacttgtactaaaacatcctcaactATCCCATCCGGATAAGCACATGTACGttcagccaattgaattattatccccgTTTCTTTTAAAGGTCCTAAATTTAGGGAATCATAGATTGACTTAGACATTACATTAACAGAAACCCCTAAATCTATCATGGCATTTTTGATATTAGAATGGCCAATCTTACAggggatagtaaacatacctgaaTCTCCGCATTTGGgtgggagtttcctttgaagtacagctgatacattctctcctaccaTCACTCTTTTATCAccccttagctttcttttgttaacgcacaagtctttcaagaactttacGTACTTGGGTACCTGCTTGATCGCGTCCAATAGGGGgatgtttacttgaactttgCGGAACACATCcaggatttctttttccttttctgccctctttgtcttttccaacctgcaaggaaaaggtgctatattagatttaatagggATCGAAGGAATAGATGTTACCTTAGGCTCTTCGCGAATGCGCCCTTCCTCTTCAATCTCCTTTTCTATCGCCtcctcacttttgcttttcgaATTTACCAACTTAGGTCCCTCCACCTCTTTGCCACTCCTTAatgtcatggcacttacatttCTGGGATTTGGCTCGGGTTGAGATGGCAATTTTCCATAAACATGGGACTCTAGGCGATTAATGGCAGTTGCCATTTGACTCATTCGAGTCTCCATGTCTTTCATGCCTGCTTTGGTGTCCTGTTGGAACTGGGTGGTGCTCGCGACTAAGGACCTAGTCTCTTGCTGGAGTTAAGCAGTGGTCGTGACTAAGGTCCTAGTCTCCTGCTGGAGCTGAGTGGTAGTTGTGGCCAAACTCTTGACAATCTCCTCCAAAGAACTTCTTGAGTTTGAGGCCGAGGGTTGGGACTTCTGTTGCCAAGATTGCTGAAATCTTGGTGGACGACTTGAGAATGCATTTTGTGGCCTATTACCATAGTTGAAATTGGGGTGATCTCTCCAACCCGGGTTGTATGTGTTGGAGTATGGGTCATACGGTCTACGaggcgcgggcacgcctccggCCATGTTCACTTGTTCAGCCCCATCCTCTTTCAACATAGGGCATGAGTCAGTATGGTGGCCCATATTTGTGCAGATTCCACAGGCCTTTACTTGGGGCACATTTCCCAAAGCCAATTGTCGAACAACGGATGTGAGCTCCGACAACTGTTGCTGAATAGATGTTGACTCCACCTCATTAACCATGCGAGTAGGGTTACTCTCACGGAAGCCAAACTGTTGAGAATTCTCTACCATGGCTTCGATAAGCTCCCACGCTTCCCTTGGTGTCTTGTTTGCCAGTGCTCCCCCACTCGCAGCGTCAATGATACTCCTATCAGTTGATTGGAGTCCTTCATAGAAGTATTGGATTaacagttgttcactaattttatgctgcgggcatctagtgcacaacttgttAAACCTTTCCCAATATTCATACAAGAACTTCCCGAGATACTGTTTAATGCTGCAGATTTCCTTCCTCAAACTCGCAGCCCGGGatgcagggaagaattttttcaaaaacttctttttcaactgtaCCTATGTGGTAATACTACCCGCTGGTAGGTAGTACAACCAATCTTTAACtgcatccttgagagagaaCGGGAAAGCTCTCAGTTTAATTTGCTCTTCAGTGACCCCAGGAGGTTTCATACTAAAGCAAACACCTCGAACTCCTTAATGTGCTTGTGGGGTTCTTCGCCAGATAGCCCATGGAAAGAGGGTAAGAGGTGAATCAACCCCGACTTTAGTTCGAAAGCAATATTCTCCGCCAAAGAGAGGAATGTGATGCATAAGGGCTGGTGAGTCAGCTCCGGGGCAGCCAGCTCCCTTAATGTTTGGGTGTTGGCCATGCTTACTTCGTCTTCCACTGACTCGTTTGCACTAAATAATTGCCCTTCTTTACGTCTATTGGTTTCTTGCCTCCGCCTACGCGCTGCCTTCTCAACTTCAGGGTCGTATACCAATTTACCTGTGCGAAaagaacggggcataaactagcaaaaataccaagaagaataaaataaaataaaataaatactgaatttgaaaagaaataaataatccaaacgccagctccccggcaacggcgccaaaaattgacaggtgccgaacctgtgcaataataattactaaaaagtcctaattaccaccacaaataattatagaacaaatccaagtactggaacagggaccctaggtgtgcaatgagttacttgattcaccctgttcccgaagagtttgctcgatccgatataccatatttgtctataaaaatattgattttgcgtacaatggcaagtTGGGTCAATTCCACAAGGAGcgggtaggaaattatttctttccaaattagtagaacgaaattgggggattttcaatgggaggcaaataaataaaataaaaataaaaataaagcgaACTAAATTTAgaactaactcacaaagcacaattcactaaaaatagcaattaattaaagttctacccaaaggatcaactgctcaggcacggtccaattaaatgatcatcgatgcaaagatatttcatccattcatcactaggttggttatagttatcaacaaGTTCTAACAACCaattct encodes:
- the LOC113772154 gene encoding uncharacterized protein LOC113772154 translates to MPRSFRTGKLVYDPEVEKAARRRRQETNRRKEGQLFSANESVEDEVSMANTQTLRELAAPELTHQPLCITFLSLAENIAFELKSGLIHLLPSFHGLSGEEPHKHIKEFEVFALVQLKKKFLKKFFPASRAASLRKEICSIKQYLGKFLYEYWERFNKLCTRCPQHKISEQLLIQYFYEGLQSTDRSIIDAASGGALANKTPREAWELIEAMVENSQQFGFRESNPTRMVNEVESTSIQQQLSELTSVVRQLALGNVPQVKACGICTNMGHHTDSCPMLKEDGAEQVNMAGGVPAPRRPYDPYSNTYNPGWRDHPNFNYGNRPQNAFSSRPPRFQQSWQQKSQPSASNSRSSLEEIVKSLATTTTQLQQETRTLVTTTA